The Mycobacterium avium subsp. avium genomic sequence GCCAGCGGTGCGCTCAAGCCCAAGACCGCGGTCGCGCTCTCGGCGGTGCTGAATCTGGTGGGCGCCTTCATGTCCACCGCCGTCGCCGCCACCATCGCCAAGGGCCTGATCGACTCCAACATCGTCACGCTGGAGCTGGTGTTCGCCGGCCTGGTCGGCGGCGTGGTCTGGAACCTGCTGACCTGGCTGCTGGGTATCCCGTCGAGCTCGTCGCACGCACTGATCGGCGGCATCGTCGGCGCCACCATCGCCGCCGTCGGCGCGCACGGGGTGATCTGGAAGGGCGTGATCTCCAAGGCCATCATCCCCGCCATCGTCTCGGCGATCCTGGCCATCCTGGTCGGCGCGGTCGCCACCTGGCTGGTCTACCGGATCACCCGCGGCGTCCCGAAGAAGCGCACCGAGGCCGGTTTCCGGCGCGGCCAGATCGGCTCGGCGTCGCTGGTCTCGCTGGCGCACGGCACCAACGACGCGCAGAAGACGATGGGCATCATCTTCCTGGCGCTGATCTCCTACGGCTCGGTCAGCAAGACCGCGGCCATGCCGCCGCTGTGGGTGATCGTCAGCTGCGCGCTGGCCATGGCGACCGGCACCTACCTGGGCGGCTGGCGGATCATCCGCACCCTGGGCAAGGGCCTGGTGGAGATCCAGTCGCCGCAGGGCATGGCGGCCGAGTCGTCGTCGGCCGCGGTGATCCTGCTGTCCGCCCACTTCGGCTACGCGCTGTCCACCACCCAGGTCTGCACGGGTTCGGTGCTGGGCAGCGGGCTGGGCAAGCCCGGCGGCGAGGTCCGCTGGGGCGTGGCCGGCCGGATGGGGGTGGCCTGGCTGGTCACCCTGCCGCTGGCCGGGCTGGTCGGCGCCGTCACCTACTGGATCGTGCACCTGATCGGCGGCTACCCCGGCGCGATCATCGGCTTCGCGTTGCTGGTCGCGGTGTCGGCCACCATCTACCTGCGCTCGCGCAAGGTGAAGGTGGACCACCACAACGTCAACGCCGAGTGGAAGGGCGACCTGACCACCGGGCTGGAAGGCGCCGACGACCACTCCCCGCCCCCGGACGCCGGGCCCCCGTTCGGCGGGCCGGGCGACCGGTACCAGTCCGACGACCCGACGCTCAAGGCGAGCGCGTCATGAGCCACATCGGCGACTGGTTCAACTACCAGGCCAGCCTGAAGATCCTGCTGTTCGCCATGCTGGCCGGCGCGGCGCTGCCGGGGCTGTTCGCCCTGGGCATCCGGCTGCAGTCGGCCGGGGCCGGTGACATCACCCTGGACGGCGCCGAGGGCGGGCCCGCGCGGCGCAACCCGCTGCTGACCGGGCTGGCGTGGGCGATCTACGCGCTGGTCATCGCGGTGATCACGCTGGCTTTGCTCTACATCGCCCGGGACTTCATCGCCCACCACACCGGCTACCCGTTCCTCGGAGCCAAAGCCAAGTAGCATCGATAGGTGCCCACCGAGTTGCTAAGCCACACACCGGGGGGTGTTGTCAGAGCGTGAACGGATTTCTCAGTTCGATCGTCTCCTGGCTCCGCGCGGGATATCCAGAGGGCGTGCCGCCGACCGACACCTTCCCGGTGCTCGCGTTGCTGGCGCGCCGGCTGTCCGGCGACGAGGTCAAAGACGTTGCCAGCGAGCTGATCCGGCGCGGAGAGTTCGACGACGTCGACATCGGCGTGCTGATCACCCAGATCACCGACGAGCTGCCCACCCCCGACGACGTCGAGCGGGTCCGGGTGCGGTTGGCCGCCCAGGGCTGGCCGTTCGACGACGCCGACCAGGCCGGGGACCCGGCATAGCCGCACTGCGCGCGCTGCACGTCCCGCCCGGCGCGGCGGTCCCGACGCTGCTGCCGGCCCTGCGGCGGGTGCTGGACGGGCGCGATTCCGCCCTGGTGGTGCTCGGCCCGCCCGGCGACCGCGAGTCCGCGACGCTTCGGGCGGGGCTACGGGTCGGCGAACCCGTCGACGACGACGTTGCCTTGGTGGCGGCGACGTCGGGCACCACCGGTGCCCCCAAGGGTGCGATGCTGACCGCCGCCGCGCTGAGGGCGAGCGCGACGGCCACGCACGTGCGTCTGGGCGGGCCGGGCAGCTGGCTGCTGGCCCTGCCGGCACACCACATCGCCGGGGTGCAGGTGCTGGTGCGCAGCCTGCTGGCCGGCTCGACGCCCGTTGAACTCGACGTCTCCCGAGGCTTCGATGTCACCCAATTACCCGCTGCGACAAGGGCATTGGGCACCGGACGCCGGTACGCGTCGCTGGTGGCCGTGCAGCTGGCCAAGGCGCTGGGTGACCCGGCGGCCACGGCCGCGCTGGCCGAACTGGACGCCGTGCTGCTGGGCGGCGGGCCCGCGCCGCGGCCGGTGCTGCAGGCGGCCGCCGCCGCGGGCATCACGGTGGTGCGCAGCTACGGGATGAGCGAGACCGCCGGCGGGTGCGTGTACGACGGCGTCCCGCTGGACGGGGTGCGGGTGCGGGTGAGCGACGGGCGCATCGCGCTGAGCGGCGCGACGTTGGCCAAGGGCTACCGCAATCCGGTCGATCCCGATCCGTTCGCCGACCCCGGCTGGTTCCTCACCGACGATCTGGGCGCCGTCGACGACGACGGCGTGCTCACCGTGTTCGGCCGCGCCGACGACGCGATCAGCACCGGCGGGCTGACCGTGCTGCCGCAACCCGTCGAGGCGGCGCTGTGCACGCATCCCGCGGTGGCCGACTCCGCGGTGTTCGGGCTGCCCGACGACCGGCTGGGGCAGCGGGTGGTCGCCGCGATCGTGCTGCGCGACGGCCGCGCGGCGCCGAGCCCGGACGCGCTGCGCGCCCACCTGAGCCGCACCCTGGACGCCACCGCCGCGCCGCGCGAGGTGCACGTTGTCGCCGCGCTGCCGCGCCGGGGCATCGGCAAGGTGGACCGGGCGGCGTTGGTGCGCCGATTCGCCGGGGGCGGCGAACAATAGGCTGTTGCTCCGTGAGAATCGCTCGGCGGGACGCGGTGGCGGCCGCGGTCGGGGCGGCGTTGGTGGCGGCGGCGTTCCTGCTGCCGCGGCTGAACCTCGGGGTGCGGCCGCGGCTGGACGTCGGCCCGGAGCGATTCGCCACCCACGCCGGGGCCGCGCCGATCTTCGGTGAGTGGCTGATCCACGCCGGCTGGGGAACCGGCCCGGCCGTCGCCCTCGCGGCCGCCGTCGTGGCCTGGGGACCCGTTCTGGCACAACGGCTTTCGTGGCGGGCGTTGACGCTGGGCAGCTGGGCCGTCGCGGCCGGGTGGGCGTTCGCGCTGGCGATGATCGACGGCTGGCAGCGCGGCTTCGCCGGCCGGCTGACCACCCGGGACGAATACCTGTGGGAGGTGCCGCGCGTCACCGACATCGCGGCCGCGGTGCGCACGTTTTCCAGCCGGATCGTCGACTACCAGCCGCACTCGTGGACCACGCACGTGTCCGGGCATCCGCCGGGCGCGCTGCTGACCTTCGTCTGGCTGGACCGGTTGGGGCTGCACGGCGGCGGCTGGGCCGGGTTGCTGTGCCTGCTGGCCGGATCCAGCGCGGCCGCCGCGGTGCTGATCGGGGTGCGGGCGCTGGCCGACGAGCCGACCGCGCGGCGGGCCGCCCCGTTCGTCGCGCTGGCGCCCACCGCCATCTGGGTGGCGGTCTCGGCCGACGGGTACTTCGCCGGGGTGGCGGCGTGGGGCATCGCGCTGCTGGCCGTGGCGGTGCACCGTCCGGTGCGGTTCCCGGCGCTGACCGCCGCCGGCGCCGGGCTGCTGCTGGGCTGGGGGGTGTTCTGCAACTACGGCCTGATGCTGATGGGATTGCCGGCAGCGGCGGTGCTGGCCGCGGCCCCCCGGCCGCCTCGCGACGGCTGGACGCAGTGGCGTGCGGTGCTGCGGGCGCTGGGCCCCGCGGCGCTGGCCGCGATCGCGGTGGCGGTTGCCTTCGCCGTCGCCGGGTTCTACTGGTTCGACGGCTATACCCTTGTGCAGCAACGCTATTGGCAGGGCATCGCCAAAGACCGGCCGTTCCAGTACTGGAGCTGGGCCAACCTGGCCTGCGTGGTGTGCGCGATCGGTTTGGGCGGCGTCGCGGGGGTCGGCCGGGTGTTCGACCGGGCCGCGATCCGCCGGCGCAGCGGTTTCCCGTTGCTGCTGCTGGCGGTGCTGGCCGCCGCCGCCTGCGCGGACCTGAGCATGCTCAGCAAGGCCGAGGTGGAACGCATCTGGCTGCCGTTCACCATCTGGCTCACCGCGGCCGCCGCGCTGCTGCCGGTGCGGACGCATCGAATCTGGTTGGCGCTCAACGCCGTCGGCGCCCTGGCGGTCAACACGATCATCCTCACGCACTGGTAGCGCCGTGCTTACAGGCCGGCCGCCCGGGTGGCCCGGGCGAACCGGCTGGCGGGCGGGCAGGCGTCGCGCACCACCGCGACATCGCCGACGACGTCGACGTCGGCCAGCGTCTGCACCGTGGCGACCTCGATTCCGTTGTCGCGCAACGCTTTCAGGGTCAGCTCCCCGGTGTCGGCGGCCGACATCGGCACGGCGCGCAGGCAGTCGGCCAGCGCCGGCGCGGCCACGCCGAACACCCACCAGCCGCCGTCGCGGGCCAGGCCCAGCACGGCCGGCGCGTCCAGCAGTCGACGCGCACAACCGGCCAACAGCTCGGCGGTCACCTGCGGGGTGTCCATCCCGATCTGCAGCACCGGCAACCCGTCCGCGGCGTCGGCGTGCGCGTTGGCCAGCCGGGCACCGAAGTCGTTGCCGCGCTGGGCGATCACCGTGAACGACGCCAGCCGCGCCCTGATCTCGGCGCCGCGCGCGGCGCCGTCCAGGTCGCCGGTCAGCGCCACCACCCGGGCCGCCACCGGCGCGGCGGCCACGGCGTCCAGCGTGTCCAGCAGGGCGGCGGCGGCGATCTCGGCGGCGGCCCGCTCCCCCACCGCCGCCGCGAGCCGCGTCTTGGCCCGGCCCGGCTCGGGGGCCTTGGCCACCACCAGCAGGGTCACCGGGATCACGAAATCACCTTCCAGAAGTCGAGGATCGCGGTGATGCTGCCCCGCAGCGAACCGCTGACCTTCGACTTGCCGCCGGTGCGGGGGCCGTAGCGGACGTCGAGTTCGACCACGCGCCAGCCGGCGGCCGCGGCGCGCACCAGCAGTTCCAGCGGGTAGCCCGAACGCCGGTCGGCCACGCCGAGCCCCAGCAGCGCGTCGCGGCGGGCCACCCGCATGGGCGCGATGTCGTGCACCGGCAGCCCGTGCCGGGTGCGCAGCCGCCAGCTCATCACCACGGTGCCCACCCGGGCCACCCACGGCCAGCGCAGCCCGGGCACCGGCCGGCGCCGGCCGGTGACCAGGTCGGCGCCCGCCTCCAGCGCGGCGACCAGCCGGGGCAGGTCGGCGCCGTCCATCGAGCCGTCGGCGTCGAGGACGGCCACGATGGGCGTCGTCGCCGCCAGCACGCCCGCGTGCACGGCCGCCCCGTATCCGGCCCGGGTCTCGGTGACCACTTGGGCGCCGTGCCGCCGCGCGACGCCGGCGGTGTCGTCGGTGCTGTTGTTGTCGACCACCAATGCCCGGTAGCCGGGGGGGATGGTGGCCAGCACCCCCGGCAGCGACTCCTCTTCGTTGAGGCAGGGCAGGACCACCGTGACCCGACCGTCGGTGCCGGGCACGGGTCAGAACCCGCGGTGGGTGTGGGGCTCCTGCGGGAACAGCGGCTGCGAATGCGTGGGCGGCACGGTCTGCTGGGTGTGCGTCGGCAGCG encodes the following:
- a CDS encoding inorganic phosphate transporter, yielding MNIQLFLLIIVVITALAFDFTNGFHDTGNAMATSIASGALKPKTAVALSAVLNLVGAFMSTAVAATIAKGLIDSNIVTLELVFAGLVGGVVWNLLTWLLGIPSSSSHALIGGIVGATIAAVGAHGVIWKGVISKAIIPAIVSAILAILVGAVATWLVYRITRGVPKKRTEAGFRRGQIGSASLVSLAHGTNDAQKTMGIIFLALISYGSVSKTAAMPPLWVIVSCALAMATGTYLGGWRIIRTLGKGLVEIQSPQGMAAESSSAAVILLSAHFGYALSTTQVCTGSVLGSGLGKPGGEVRWGVAGRMGVAWLVTLPLAGLVGAVTYWIVHLIGGYPGAIIGFALLVAVSATIYLRSRKVKVDHHNVNAEWKGDLTTGLEGADDHSPPPDAGPPFGGPGDRYQSDDPTLKASAS
- a CDS encoding DUF3349 domain-containing protein, encoding MNGFLSSIVSWLRAGYPEGVPPTDTFPVLALLARRLSGDEVKDVASELIRRGEFDDVDIGVLITQITDELPTPDDVERVRVRLAAQGWPFDDADQAGDPA
- the menE gene encoding o-succinylbenzoate--CoA ligase, whose product is MLDGRDSALVVLGPPGDRESATLRAGLRVGEPVDDDVALVAATSGTTGAPKGAMLTAAALRASATATHVRLGGPGSWLLALPAHHIAGVQVLVRSLLAGSTPVELDVSRGFDVTQLPAATRALGTGRRYASLVAVQLAKALGDPAATAALAELDAVLLGGGPAPRPVLQAAAAAGITVVRSYGMSETAGGCVYDGVPLDGVRVRVSDGRIALSGATLAKGYRNPVDPDPFADPGWFLTDDLGAVDDDGVLTVFGRADDAISTGGLTVLPQPVEAALCTHPAVADSAVFGLPDDRLGQRVVAAIVLRDGRAAPSPDALRAHLSRTLDATAAPREVHVVAALPRRGIGKVDRAALVRRFAGGGEQ
- a CDS encoding TIGR04282 family arsenosugar biosynthesis glycosyltransferase, coding for MIPVTLLVVAKAPEPGRAKTRLAAAVGERAAAEIAAAALLDTLDAVAAAPVAARVVALTGDLDGAARGAEIRARLASFTVIAQRGNDFGARLANAHADAADGLPVLQIGMDTPQVTAELLAGCARRLLDAPAVLGLARDGGWWVFGVAAPALADCLRAVPMSAADTGELTLKALRDNGIEVATVQTLADVDVVGDVAVVRDACPPASRFARATRAAGL
- a CDS encoding glycosyltransferase family 2 protein, whose amino-acid sequence is MPGTDGRVTVVLPCLNEEESLPGVLATIPPGYRALVVDNNSTDDTAGVARRHGAQVVTETRAGYGAAVHAGVLAATTPIVAVLDADGSMDGADLPRLVAALEAGADLVTGRRRPVPGLRWPWVARVGTVVMSWRLRTRHGLPVHDIAPMRVARRDALLGLGVADRRSGYPLELLVRAAAAGWRVVELDVRYGPRTGGKSKVSGSLRGSITAILDFWKVIS